A window of the Algoriphagus halophilus genome harbors these coding sequences:
- a CDS encoding lysophospholipid acyltransferase family protein → MFLLRLFSRLPLPVLYLFSDVLYLIARYIIRYRKKVIDENLKFAFPEKSEKERKDIRNKFYRNFTDAFFAETFKMLTISEKELKRRFHVVNQELVDAPVLGGKSSLMMAGHIFNWEMAILGVASNTQVMAETVYLKLNNAFFNKMMLEIRTRLGGVMTEKKDFRKSMIQMRKKPRIVHLAADQRPPVSETRYQREFLNRPALFFEGGEFMAKKMELPVFFGTITKIKRGHYTFEFSNLANPPYADHAPHSITDEFCKRLEQNIRAQPDLYLWSHKRWKL, encoded by the coding sequence ATGTTTTTATTAAGGCTTTTCTCCCGATTACCATTACCAGTCCTCTATTTATTCTCAGATGTCCTGTATTTAATAGCACGTTACATTATTAGATACCGCAAAAAAGTAATTGATGAAAATTTGAAATTCGCCTTTCCTGAGAAATCCGAAAAAGAGAGAAAAGACATTCGAAACAAATTCTATAGAAATTTCACCGACGCATTTTTTGCTGAAACATTTAAAATGCTGACCATTTCTGAAAAAGAGCTGAAGAGACGTTTTCACGTGGTCAACCAAGAACTGGTAGATGCTCCTGTATTAGGTGGTAAAAGTTCTTTGATGATGGCTGGGCACATCTTCAATTGGGAAATGGCCATTTTGGGAGTTGCTTCTAATACGCAGGTGATGGCAGAAACCGTTTATTTGAAACTGAACAATGCCTTTTTCAATAAAATGATGCTCGAGATCAGGACCAGGCTGGGAGGTGTCATGACCGAAAAGAAAGATTTTAGAAAGAGTATGATTCAAATGCGTAAAAAGCCGAGAATCGTCCATTTGGCGGCAGACCAAAGACCTCCAGTTTCTGAAACTAGGTATCAGCGGGAATTCTTAAATAGACCGGCCCTGTTTTTTGAAGGCGGGGAATTTATGGCCAAAAAGATGGAGTTACCAGTGTTTTTTGGTACCATCACTAAAATCAAACGAGGACACTATACATTTGAATTTTCAAATTTAGCCAATCCTCCCTATGCTGATCACGCTCCTCATAGCATTACAGATGAGTTCTGTAAAAGACTTGAACAAAACATTCGTGCCCAACCAGATCTTTATTTGTGGAGTCATAAAAGATGGAAGCTTTAA
- the murA gene encoding UDP-N-acetylglucosamine 1-carboxyvinyltransferase codes for MASFRVKGGNHLKGEIIPQGAKNEALQILCAVLLTSEEVTIHKIPNIRDVNKLIELLGDMGVKVTKLGPESYSFKADQVNLDYLETEEFLKKASSLRGSVMILGPLLARFGTGKLSKPGGDKIGRRRMDTHFFGFQKLGAKFRYDAKNEIFHIDGKGLKGCYMLLDEASVTGTANIVMAAVMAEGTTTIYNAACEPYLQQLCDMLNRMGAKITGVGSNLLTIEGVEKLGGTEHKMLPDMIEIGSFIGLAAMTQSEITIKDAQVHRLGIIPETFRRMGIKLEIKGDDIFIPAQKHYEIETFIDGSILTVADAIWPGFTPDLLSIVLVTATQAKGTVLVHQKMFESRLFFVDKLIDMGAQIILCDPHRATVIGLDRKYPLRGIRMTSPDIRAGVSLLIAALSATGTSIIDNIEQIDRGYQHIDERLNALGAEIERIP; via the coding sequence ATGGCTTCATTTCGGGTTAAAGGGGGAAATCATCTTAAGGGTGAGATCATCCCGCAAGGCGCAAAAAACGAAGCTTTGCAAATCCTTTGTGCTGTCCTACTCACATCTGAGGAGGTCACCATACATAAAATCCCAAATATTCGTGATGTAAATAAACTCATCGAATTGCTGGGTGACATGGGTGTCAAAGTGACCAAATTAGGTCCAGAATCCTATTCTTTTAAAGCTGATCAGGTCAATCTGGATTACCTAGAAACGGAAGAGTTTTTGAAAAAAGCTTCCTCTCTTCGTGGTTCCGTTATGATTTTGGGTCCTTTGTTGGCTCGATTTGGAACTGGAAAACTATCCAAACCCGGAGGAGATAAAATTGGAAGAAGAAGAATGGATACTCACTTTTTTGGCTTTCAAAAGCTGGGTGCAAAATTCCGATACGATGCCAAAAATGAAATTTTCCATATCGATGGGAAAGGCTTAAAAGGCTGTTACATGTTATTGGATGAAGCTTCCGTAACCGGAACAGCCAATATCGTCATGGCTGCAGTTATGGCAGAAGGTACCACCACCATTTATAATGCTGCCTGCGAACCTTACCTACAGCAACTTTGCGACATGCTGAACCGCATGGGAGCAAAAATCACAGGGGTAGGTTCCAATTTACTGACCATCGAAGGAGTAGAAAAACTTGGAGGCACCGAACATAAAATGCTTCCTGATATGATTGAAATTGGGTCTTTCATTGGCTTAGCAGCCATGACTCAATCTGAAATCACCATCAAAGATGCGCAGGTTCATCGATTAGGCATTATTCCTGAAACGTTTCGTAGAATGGGGATTAAGTTGGAAATCAAAGGAGATGACATCTTTATTCCAGCCCAAAAACATTATGAAATCGAAACCTTTATAGACGGATCCATCCTGACCGTGGCTGATGCCATTTGGCCGGGCTTTACTCCAGATTTGTTGAGCATTGTATTGGTTACCGCTACCCAAGCAAAGGGAACTGTATTGGTACACCAAAAGATGTTCGAAAGCCGTTTATTCTTCGTGGATAAGCTGATTGATATGGGAGCACAGATAATTCTTTGTGATCCACATAGAGCGACAGTCATAGGTCTGGATAGAAAATACCCATTGAGAGGAATCCGAATGACTTCCCCGGATATTAGAGCGGGTGTTTCCCTGTTGATAGCAGCATTATCTGCTACTGGAACTTCCATCATCGATAACATTGAACAAATCGATAGAGGATATCAGCATATTGACGAGCGATTAAATGCCCTTGGCGCAGAAATCGAACGAATCCCATAA
- a CDS encoding sigma-70 family RNA polymerase sigma factor produces the protein MSEVQRRKYSQEQKNAIFDGEFMPNIDSMYNFAYRLTFDEDDAKDLVQDTYLKAYRFINSFEQGTNAKAWLFRILKNSFINEYRKKSKQPAKVDYQEVETYYNSDDVDYQSTTDLRAESVKGMLGDEISNALNSLAVDFRTVIILCDLEGFTYEEMAKILDIPIGTVRSRLHRARNLLKEKLKGYAQNMGYDTDEEEI, from the coding sequence ATGTCGGAAGTTCAGCGCAGAAAATATTCTCAAGAGCAAAAAAATGCCATCTTCGATGGAGAGTTTATGCCCAACATAGACTCCATGTATAATTTTGCTTATCGACTCACCTTTGATGAGGATGATGCCAAAGACTTGGTGCAGGATACTTATTTGAAAGCCTACCGCTTTATCAATTCTTTTGAGCAAGGAACCAACGCGAAGGCTTGGTTGTTTCGAATCCTGAAAAACAGCTTCATCAATGAATACCGCAAGAAAAGTAAGCAACCTGCCAAGGTAGATTATCAGGAAGTTGAAACTTATTACAACTCTGATGATGTTGATTACCAAAGTACTACTGACCTCAGGGCAGAATCAGTAAAAGGAATGCTGGGAGATGAGATCTCCAATGCATTGAATAGCCTTGCAGTGGATTTTCGGACCGTTATTATACTTTGTGACCTAGAAGGATTTACATATGAAGAAATGGCCAAGATTTTGGATATTCCGATTGGGACAGTGAGATCTAGGCTTCACAGAGCAAGAAATCTACTCAAAGAAAAGCTTAAGGGCTATGCCCAGAATATGGGTTATGACACAGACGAGGAGGAAATTTAA
- a CDS encoding SDR family NAD(P)-dependent oxidoreductase, protein MNKQKTAIITGAGQGIGLAIAEKLAAQSVNLILNDLEEGLIKDACNQISKAHGMKAIPVAGDSSDQETINNMIREAVTNFGSLDIVVANAGITLFGNFLEYTREDFMEVTRVNQAGTFFLTQAAAKVMKSQASGGSILLTSSVTAHQSHENLAAYAMSKAAIEMLAKNLVLELAPFGIRVNTIAPGATMTNRTALDPDYEATWSKLTPLGKPASPKDIADAAAFLVSDASSHITGQTLVVDGGWTSISPSPYD, encoded by the coding sequence ATGAATAAACAGAAAACCGCCATTATTACTGGAGCTGGGCAAGGAATCGGCCTTGCAATTGCCGAGAAACTTGCCGCTCAATCTGTTAATTTAATCCTAAATGATTTAGAGGAAGGATTAATCAAAGATGCATGCAACCAGATTTCGAAAGCCCATGGCATGAAAGCGATCCCTGTTGCTGGAGATTCCAGTGATCAGGAAACGATCAATAACATGATCCGTGAAGCGGTTACTAATTTCGGTTCCTTGGATATTGTGGTGGCCAATGCGGGAATTACCCTCTTTGGAAATTTTTTGGAATATACCAGAGAAGACTTTATGGAGGTGACCAGAGTAAATCAGGCAGGAACATTCTTTCTGACCCAGGCAGCGGCAAAAGTGATGAAAAGCCAGGCCAGCGGTGGATCCATCTTATTGACTTCTTCCGTGACTGCCCATCAAAGTCATGAGAATTTAGCAGCTTATGCCATGAGTAAAGCAGCCATAGAAATGCTTGCCAAAAACCTGGTATTGGAACTAGCTCCTTTTGGAATCCGGGTGAACACCATCGCTCCTGGTGCTACCATGACGAACAGAACCGCTTTGGATCCAGACTATGAAGCGACTTGGTCAAAACTAACCCCATTGGGCAAACCTGCTTCCCCGAAAGACATTGCAGATGCAGCAGCCTTCCTGGTTTCCGATGCCTCCAGTCATATTACTGGGCAAACTTTAGTGGTAGATGGAGGATGGACCAGTATTAGTCCCTCTCCTTACGATTGA
- a CDS encoding DUF4290 domain-containing protein, with protein MEQLEPDKQRLILKEYGKNVQRLVDHITGIEDRDKRTASAYTAIEIIKQLNPPLKQENDQKLWDDLYIMSDFKLDVDSPFPMPEKELLGKKPEPIGYPKGEIKFKHYGRNIEKLIENAIQIENDEEQEAAIIFIGQLMRSFHSTWNRDNFDDAIILDDIKTLSKGKLHIDLEKVKENGLFESNTRRDFKLPTQNEHNHKNKRSHTNKRRNNNHNKKRRN; from the coding sequence ATGGAGCAACTTGAACCTGACAAACAAAGACTTATTTTGAAAGAATACGGCAAAAACGTTCAACGCCTGGTTGATCATATCACAGGCATTGAAGACCGCGATAAGCGCACCGCTAGTGCTTATACCGCTATTGAAATCATCAAGCAACTGAATCCTCCATTGAAGCAGGAGAATGATCAGAAGCTTTGGGATGATTTATACATCATGTCTGATTTCAAATTAGATGTTGACAGTCCTTTTCCAATGCCTGAAAAAGAACTTTTAGGAAAGAAACCTGAGCCTATTGGCTATCCAAAAGGTGAAATCAAGTTCAAGCATTACGGAAGAAACATAGAAAAACTCATTGAAAATGCCATTCAAATAGAAAATGACGAGGAGCAGGAAGCCGCCATCATCTTCATTGGTCAATTGATGAGAAGTTTCCATTCTACTTGGAACAGAGACAATTTTGACGATGCTATCATCCTGGATGACATCAAAACCTTATCAAAAGGAAAGCTTCACATTGATTTGGAAAAGGTTAAAGAAAACGGATTATTTGAATCCAATACCCGAAGAGATTTCAAACTTCCGACACAAAACGAACACAACCACAAAAACAAGCGCTCGCATACCAACAAGCGTCGCAACAACAACCACAACAAAAAACGTAGAAATTAA
- a CDS encoding IlvD/Edd family dehydratase translates to MKKKKLRSQEWYGRTGKDGFIYRSWMKNQGFPHHLFEGDKPVIGICNTWSELTPCNAHFRDLAEALKRGIWEAGGFPLEFPVMSLGECSIKPTAMLFRNLASMDVEESIRANPMDGVVLMCGCDKTTPSLVMGAASVDIPALVVSGGPMLVGRFKGKKIGTSDVWRFAEEFKTGKITQEELIEAEAAMSRSVGHCAPMGTASTMAAMVESLGLALPDNATIPAADSRRKVLAHMAGMRIVEMVNEDLKMSKILTRKSFENAIMVNAALGGSTNFILHLTAIAKRIGVELDLTDFDHFSSKIPLIANVQPSGEHWVEDLFYAGGLPAVMKELEKHLHTDALTINGKTIGENIHNAECYDRDLIGTMEKPIKPDSGIAVLKGNLCPNGAVIKPSAASPHLLTHTGKAVVFETIDEYKAKIDDPELDIDENSIMVMKNVGPKGYPGMPEVGNMTLPRKVLDKGIKDMVRISDGRMSGTGYGTVVLHVSPESAIGGPLALVKTGDLIELNVPARTLNLLISEEEFEKRRAEFKPSQLPYERGYVNLFLDKVNQAHEGVDFDFLQGSSGSEVKRDSH, encoded by the coding sequence ATGAAGAAGAAAAAACTCCGCAGCCAAGAATGGTACGGTAGAACCGGAAAAGACGGTTTCATTTATAGATCTTGGATGAAAAACCAAGGTTTCCCACATCACTTGTTCGAAGGCGACAAGCCTGTGATCGGAATTTGTAATACCTGGTCAGAACTCACTCCCTGCAATGCCCATTTTCGGGATCTTGCGGAAGCCCTCAAAAGAGGAATCTGGGAGGCAGGAGGATTTCCATTGGAATTCCCTGTAATGTCTTTAGGAGAATGTTCCATAAAGCCAACCGCTATGCTGTTCAGAAATCTGGCCAGTATGGATGTAGAAGAAAGTATCCGAGCCAATCCAATGGACGGAGTGGTATTGATGTGTGGATGTGATAAAACAACCCCATCCCTAGTCATGGGTGCAGCTTCTGTAGATATCCCTGCATTGGTGGTATCAGGCGGACCGATGCTGGTAGGTAGGTTTAAAGGAAAGAAAATCGGAACCTCCGACGTTTGGCGTTTTGCGGAAGAATTTAAAACAGGAAAAATCACGCAAGAGGAATTAATAGAGGCAGAAGCAGCTATGTCCAGATCTGTGGGACATTGTGCTCCAATGGGAACGGCCTCCACCATGGCAGCCATGGTAGAATCTCTAGGTTTGGCTTTACCAGATAATGCCACCATTCCTGCAGCTGATTCCAGAAGAAAAGTCTTGGCACATATGGCAGGGATGAGAATCGTGGAAATGGTCAACGAAGACTTGAAAATGAGTAAAATCCTGACCAGAAAATCCTTTGAAAATGCCATCATGGTCAATGCGGCCTTGGGGGGGTCTACCAATTTTATCCTTCATCTGACCGCCATTGCCAAAAGAATTGGGGTGGAATTGGATCTGACGGATTTTGACCATTTTTCTTCTAAAATTCCATTAATCGCCAACGTTCAACCTTCGGGAGAGCATTGGGTAGAGGACCTGTTCTATGCAGGCGGATTGCCAGCGGTCATGAAAGAACTGGAAAAGCATTTGCATACAGATGCCTTGACAATCAATGGCAAAACCATAGGAGAAAATATCCACAACGCGGAATGCTATGATCGGGATTTGATCGGTACGATGGAGAAACCCATCAAACCGGATTCTGGAATCGCAGTATTGAAAGGAAATCTTTGTCCCAATGGAGCGGTAATCAAGCCCTCGGCTGCCAGTCCTCATTTATTGACCCATACTGGAAAAGCCGTTGTTTTTGAAACCATCGATGAATACAAAGCAAAAATTGATGACCCTGAATTGGACATTGATGAAAACTCCATTATGGTCATGAAAAATGTAGGTCCAAAAGGCTACCCAGGCATGCCGGAAGTGGGAAATATGACATTGCCAAGAAAAGTATTGGACAAAGGAATCAAAGATATGGTTCGGATTTCTGATGGTCGAATGAGTGGAACCGGATATGGTACGGTCGTGCTACACGTTTCCCCTGAATCTGCCATAGGTGGACCACTTGCTTTGGTAAAAACCGGAGATTTAATCGAATTGAACGTCCCAGCAAGAACTTTGAACCTTTTGATTTCGGAGGAAGAGTTTGAAAAAAGAAGAGCCGAGTTTAAACCCTCCCAACTTCCCTACGAGCGAGGGTATGTCAACCTATTCCTAGATAAAGTGAACCAAGCCCATGAAGGGGTTGATTTTGATTTCCTTCAAGGAAGTTCAGGTTCTGAAGTCAAGCGAGATTCACATTAA
- a CDS encoding DinB family protein: protein MTQSELIILNFTEIRRRSIRLWNGLPESNYNWKPDEKAMTAIEMIRHVLEADYGWNMIINDRSLSNYQTPWKNRPFISVADELEFAQPFRNTFLESVRQFSDTELSEKKIIHPGNGEKKILGKYLLRIGYHESVHAGQFITYLRAMKVNRPEIWD, encoded by the coding sequence ATGACCCAATCCGAACTTATAATTTTAAATTTTACAGAAATACGGAGAAGAAGCATAAGACTTTGGAATGGGCTTCCTGAGAGCAATTATAATTGGAAGCCTGACGAAAAAGCCATGACAGCCATAGAAATGATTAGGCACGTGTTGGAAGCCGATTATGGATGGAATATGATTATCAATGACAGAAGTTTATCCAATTATCAAACGCCTTGGAAGAATCGACCATTCATTAGTGTTGCTGACGAACTTGAATTTGCTCAACCCTTTAGAAACACATTTTTAGAAAGTGTTCGTCAATTTTCGGATACAGAATTAAGTGAAAAGAAAATCATTCATCCTGGAAATGGAGAAAAGAAAATCCTTGGAAAATATTTATTACGGATTGGCTATCACGAATCTGTTCATGCTGGACAATTCATCACTTATTTAAGAGCCATGAAAGTTAATCGCCCAGAGATTTGGGACTGA
- a CDS encoding anti-sigma factor, with protein sequence MDMNEETSESRKLKCDDTSRCFQLLESILDGEIDNSKEVLKEKLAKCQPCFEHFHLEQAIRDVLKTRCTKQEVPTELADCIRQKIQEIK encoded by the coding sequence ATGGATATGAATGAAGAAACATCTGAGTCGCGAAAGTTAAAGTGCGATGATACCAGTAGGTGCTTTCAGCTGTTAGAAAGTATTCTAGACGGAGAAATAGACAATTCAAAAGAAGTTCTCAAAGAGAAGTTGGCCAAGTGTCAACCTTGTTTTGAACACTTTCATTTAGAACAAGCAATCCGTGATGTGCTGAAGACCAGATGCACCAAGCAAGAAGTTCCTACCGAATTAGCTGATTGTATCCGCCAAAAAATTCAAGAGATCAAATAA
- a CDS encoding glycosyltransferase family 61 protein — MSGWCCFLLNTTVLTLMEEIYIKRNPPLNLQPEDEKVFKDSYECRYKMNPILHLENSFILQDTVFSPSHMSFYASHTHVNSLGFLPLGKRVAHCMLKKWRKVPHGIWIKDEWSSDYLHWMTDCLPRLWMGLNTGISDRVILNDSFRHLPYVSQSLEILKIKPTYYQSNENLYVEDLVLTPRTSPFPNFNVELTQLSREKLRCKTPKEAFKKVYLSTKYAPKGKALNEVDVELLMRKQGFEIVYAEKLSLKEQIFLMSETKTLVSLHGTGLTNMLFLPETSQVLELRNQDSNNSLCYYNLANALGLDYYYTQNQGDVSNSGSEDLTVNLDALTQVIRQLKD; from the coding sequence ATGTCCGGATGGTGCTGTTTTTTACTAAATACCACTGTTTTGACTTTGATGGAGGAAATTTATATCAAAAGAAATCCACCTTTGAATCTTCAACCTGAAGATGAAAAAGTATTTAAGGATTCTTACGAGTGCAGGTATAAAATGAACCCAATTCTGCATTTAGAAAATTCTTTTATCCTTCAGGACACCGTATTTTCTCCGTCCCACATGAGTTTTTATGCTAGTCATACGCATGTAAACTCCCTTGGCTTTCTCCCTTTAGGAAAAAGAGTGGCCCATTGCATGTTGAAAAAATGGAGGAAAGTCCCCCATGGCATCTGGATCAAAGATGAATGGAGTTCTGATTATCTACATTGGATGACGGATTGCCTTCCCAGACTTTGGATGGGCTTAAATACCGGCATTTCAGACCGGGTGATTTTGAACGATTCCTTTCGCCACCTCCCCTATGTTTCCCAAAGCTTGGAAATCCTCAAAATCAAGCCCACCTATTACCAATCCAATGAAAATCTGTACGTAGAAGACTTGGTTTTGACGCCAAGAACTTCCCCCTTCCCTAATTTCAATGTGGAACTCACTCAGCTGAGCCGAGAAAAGCTGAGATGTAAAACACCTAAAGAAGCCTTTAAAAAAGTCTATTTAAGTACCAAATACGCTCCCAAAGGAAAAGCCTTGAATGAGGTAGACGTAGAACTCTTGATGAGAAAGCAAGGCTTTGAAATAGTCTACGCAGAAAAACTGAGCCTCAAGGAGCAAATCTTTTTAATGTCAGAAACCAAAACCTTGGTTTCACTCCATGGAACAGGTCTGACTAATATGCTTTTTCTCCCAGAGACCAGTCAAGTATTGGAACTGAGAAATCAAGATAGCAATAATTCCTTGTGTTACTATAATCTGGCCAATGCACTTGGGCTGGACTATTATTACACTCAAAATCAAGGAGATGTCAGCAATTCTGGTTCAGAAGATCTGACTGTAAATCTGGATGCATTGACCCAAGTCATTCGCCAGCTAAAAGATTAA
- a CDS encoding ATP-dependent helicase yields the protein MDYLDSLNPPQREAVEHTDGPVMIIAGAGSGKTRVLTYRIAHLIYAKGVDAFNILSLTFTNKAASEMKHRIESLAGLEARNTWMGTFHSVFAKILRVESEKIGYPSNFTIYDTDDSKSLIRSIVKGMHLDDKVYKANTVLSRISGAKNRLISWQAYQNDPFVKADDEAAMKPKMGEIYQRYQERLFKAGAMDFDDLLFNTNILFRDHLDVLNKYQQRFKYIMVDEFQDTNVSQYLITKKLAAVHQNICVVGDDAQSIYAFRGADIQNILNFEKDYPDLFVVKLEQNYRSTKTIVEAANSIIDKNKAQLKKVVWTSNPDGDQIELIKASSDNEEGRIVANTIFEEKNNKKLSNNDFAILYRTNSQSRSIEEALRKMNLTYKIVGGLSFYQRKEIKDLMAYMRFTVNPADEEAFKRVINYPKRGVGDTSVEKMLVAAYEHDIPLWEVVTNAHSFLPGRAGNAVDNFATLIKAFQIDVERKDAYEAANNIAKQSGLLRELYEDKTIEGLNRYENVQELLNAIKEYVDNPENEDKSLGAFLQEIALLTDNDQDKDQTEAITLMTIHSSKGLEFKQVFVVGLEEDLFPSQMMMQSREDLEEERRLFYVATTRAMDKLYFTYALTRYRFGRLLNCEPSRFLEEVDPNCIKVNKRMASRDMPGAFRREGLPGRTTNTEASSGFIGIKKKPESRVPSGMKVHTPSPDFKPSNTNNLRAEQLVEHPKFGFGKVQKIETEGLNRKARIQFEHFGEKTLLLSFAKLRIID from the coding sequence ATGGATTACCTAGATAGTTTAAACCCACCCCAACGAGAAGCTGTAGAACATACTGATGGCCCTGTGATGATTATTGCAGGAGCCGGATCGGGTAAGACTAGGGTACTCACCTATAGAATAGCACATTTAATCTACGCCAAAGGTGTAGATGCATTCAATATTCTCTCATTGACCTTTACCAACAAGGCTGCAAGTGAGATGAAGCACCGGATTGAATCTTTGGCCGGTTTGGAAGCAAGAAATACCTGGATGGGAACCTTCCATTCGGTTTTTGCAAAAATCCTTCGTGTAGAATCGGAAAAGATTGGATACCCTTCCAATTTCACCATCTACGATACAGATGATTCCAAATCCTTGATCCGATCCATTGTCAAGGGGATGCATTTGGATGATAAAGTATATAAAGCCAATACAGTTCTTTCCAGAATATCGGGAGCTAAAAACCGGTTAATCTCCTGGCAAGCGTATCAAAACGATCCCTTTGTCAAAGCGGATGATGAGGCTGCGATGAAGCCCAAAATGGGGGAAATCTATCAACGCTACCAAGAACGCTTGTTCAAAGCGGGAGCCATGGACTTTGACGACTTGCTTTTCAATACCAACATCCTGTTCAGGGATCATTTGGACGTGTTGAATAAGTACCAGCAGCGCTTCAAATACATCATGGTGGATGAGTTTCAGGATACCAACGTTTCCCAGTACCTGATTACCAAAAAGCTCGCTGCGGTACACCAAAACATTTGCGTAGTAGGTGACGATGCTCAAAGTATCTATGCGTTCCGAGGAGCCGACATTCAAAACATTCTAAATTTTGAAAAGGACTATCCAGACCTTTTTGTGGTGAAACTGGAGCAAAACTATCGTTCTACAAAAACCATCGTGGAAGCGGCTAACTCCATCATCGATAAAAATAAGGCCCAGCTGAAGAAAGTGGTCTGGACTTCTAATCCGGATGGAGATCAAATCGAATTGATCAAAGCCAGTTCGGATAATGAAGAGGGGCGAATCGTGGCCAACACGATTTTCGAAGAAAAGAACAACAAAAAGCTCAGCAATAATGACTTTGCTATTTTGTACCGAACCAACTCTCAGTCACGATCGATAGAAGAGGCCTTGAGAAAGATGAATCTGACCTATAAGATAGTAGGAGGCCTCTCTTTCTACCAACGAAAGGAAATCAAGGATTTGATGGCCTACATGCGGTTCACCGTTAACCCTGCAGATGAAGAAGCCTTCAAACGAGTCATCAATTATCCAAAACGAGGAGTAGGAGATACTTCCGTAGAGAAAATGCTGGTAGCAGCTTATGAACATGATATCCCTTTATGGGAAGTAGTCACGAATGCGCACAGCTTTTTACCTGGAAGAGCTGGCAACGCGGTTGATAATTTCGCCACCTTGATCAAGGCTTTTCAAATTGACGTGGAGCGCAAAGATGCCTACGAAGCGGCAAATAATATTGCCAAGCAAAGTGGCTTGCTTCGGGAGCTTTACGAGGATAAAACCATTGAAGGGCTCAATCGATACGAAAACGTTCAGGAACTCCTCAACGCCATCAAGGAATACGTAGATAATCCTGAAAATGAGGACAAGAGTTTAGGTGCCTTTTTACAGGAAATTGCCCTGCTTACTGATAACGATCAGGACAAGGATCAAACAGAGGCGATTACCCTAATGACTATCCACTCCTCCAAAGGCCTGGAATTTAAGCAGGTATTTGTGGTGGGATTAGAGGAAGACCTATTTCCTTCCCAAATGATGATGCAAAGCAGAGAGGATTTGGAAGAGGAAAGAAGATTATTTTATGTGGCCACCACCAGAGCCATGGATAAATTATACTTTACCTATGCCTTGACACGTTACAGATTTGGGAGGTTGTTAAATTGTGAACCTAGCCGGTTTTTGGAAGAGGTAGACCCGAATTGCATCAAAGTCAACAAACGTATGGCCAGTAGGGATATGCCTGGAGCTTTTAGAAGAGAAGGATTACCGGGTAGAACAACTAATACAGAGGCTAGTTCTGGGTTCATTGGAATCAAGAAAAAGCCAGAATCGAGAGTTCCCAGTGGCATGAAGGTACATACCCCCAGCCCTGATTTTAAACCCTCCAATACCAATAACCTAAGAGCAGAACAACTGGTGGAACATCCCAAATTTGGTTTTGGGAAAGTTCAAAAAATTGAAACTGAAGGACTTAATAGAAAAGCAAGGATTCAATTCGAACATTTTGGAGAGAAGACTTTATTACTTAGCTTTGCGAAGCTCAGAATTATAGACTAA
- the gmk gene encoding guanylate kinase, which yields MTQGKAIIFSAPSGSGKTSLVKHLIQKIPTLGFSISACTRDKRGRHEVHGKDYYFLTQEQFKQHIDNGDFIEWEEVYAGNFYGTLKEEIQRIWDAGKTVIFDVDVKGGLALKKYFGDQALAIFVKVPSLEVLKTRLNDRGTESDESLSRRIFKAEFEMKFEPQFDVTIVNDDFEVSSAEAEKLVRDFIAK from the coding sequence ATGACTCAAGGAAAGGCTATTATTTTTTCCGCTCCCTCTGGATCGGGCAAAACTTCGTTAGTCAAACACTTAATTCAAAAAATCCCAACCTTGGGATTTTCTATTTCAGCCTGTACTCGGGACAAACGTGGAAGACACGAAGTGCATGGCAAGGACTATTATTTTTTAACTCAAGAACAATTTAAGCAGCACATCGATAACGGAGACTTCATTGAATGGGAAGAAGTATATGCAGGTAATTTTTACGGCACCCTCAAAGAAGAAATCCAGCGAATCTGGGATGCAGGTAAAACCGTGATCTTTGACGTAGATGTCAAAGGCGGATTGGCTTTGAAAAAGTATTTTGGGGACCAGGCCTTGGCCATATTCGTAAAAGTCCCCTCTCTAGAAGTTCTCAAGACTCGATTGAATGATCGGGGAACAGAATCTGACGAGTCTCTTTCCAGAAGAATTTTCAAAGCGGAATTCGAGATGAAATTTGAGCCTCAATTTGATGTGACGATCGTCAATGATGATTTTGAAGTATCTTCAGCAGAGGCGGAAAAATTAGTCAGAGATTTTATAGCCAAATAG